The proteins below come from a single Corynebacterium glyciniphilum AJ 3170 genomic window:
- a CDS encoding NAD-dependent succinate-semialdehyde dehydrogenase, whose product MSNAYRSIDVATGTVLSEHDHATDADISTALDNAHNAAASWGATSIEERAEIVRRVADLFAERQDELGAIITREMGKPVAEAPGEAEFSGDIFRYYADHAAKFTEDLVLEDTAESRSVVQRRPVGTLLGIMPWNYPYYQVARFAAPNLMLGNTILLKHAESVPESALAIAKIMEQAGVPEGVYTNIFATHDQIATIIEDPRVQGVSLTGSERAGAAIAAQAGSALKKAVLELGGSDPYVILSSDDIRAAARNALEIRLENTGQACNSNKRIIVHEDIYDEFVDEAVHIIGALTPSDPTKVDNVLEAFGPMSSEGAADKIVAQIKTAVDAGATLRTGGQRLGGEYAEGFFVSPAVLTDIEVGSDIYYEEFFGPVVQVYKVSSDEEALQLANDTQYGLGSSVFATEKGRAEKFAEGLQAGMVGVNQAPPETEEMPFGGVKRSGYGRELGPLGMDEFVNKRLFSVKK is encoded by the coding sequence ATGAGCAACGCCTACCGCAGCATCGACGTCGCCACCGGCACCGTCCTGTCCGAGCACGACCACGCCACCGACGCCGACATCAGCACCGCCCTGGACAACGCGCACAACGCCGCAGCCTCCTGGGGTGCCACCAGCATCGAGGAACGCGCAGAAATCGTCCGCCGTGTCGCCGACCTGTTCGCCGAACGACAGGACGAACTCGGCGCGATCATCACCCGCGAGATGGGCAAACCCGTCGCCGAGGCCCCCGGCGAAGCAGAGTTCAGCGGCGACATCTTCCGCTACTACGCCGACCACGCCGCGAAGTTCACCGAAGACCTCGTGCTCGAGGACACCGCCGAATCCCGCAGCGTCGTACAGCGCCGCCCCGTCGGCACGCTGCTGGGCATCATGCCCTGGAACTACCCGTACTACCAGGTCGCCCGGTTCGCCGCGCCGAATCTGATGCTGGGTAACACCATCCTGCTCAAGCACGCCGAAAGCGTGCCGGAGTCGGCCTTGGCCATCGCGAAGATCATGGAGCAAGCCGGTGTGCCTGAGGGCGTGTACACCAATATCTTCGCCACCCATGACCAGATCGCCACGATTATCGAGGATCCCCGGGTCCAGGGCGTTTCACTCACCGGTTCCGAGCGTGCCGGTGCCGCGATCGCCGCGCAGGCCGGCTCGGCGTTGAAGAAGGCCGTGTTGGAGCTGGGTGGCTCGGATCCGTATGTGATCCTGTCCAGTGACGATATCCGGGCCGCGGCCCGTAACGCGCTGGAGATCCGTCTGGAGAACACCGGTCAGGCGTGCAACTCCAACAAGCGCATCATCGTGCATGAGGACATCTACGACGAGTTCGTTGACGAGGCTGTGCACATCATCGGTGCGCTGACACCGTCGGATCCCACGAAGGTCGACAATGTGCTTGAGGCCTTCGGGCCGATGTCGTCGGAGGGTGCGGCTGACAAGATCGTCGCGCAGATCAAGACAGCCGTGGATGCTGGTGCGACGCTGCGCACCGGTGGGCAGCGGCTCGGTGGTGAGTATGCCGAGGGGTTCTTTGTCTCTCCAGCGGTGCTCACCGACATCGAGGTCGGTTCGGATATCTACTATGAGGAGTTCTTCGGCCCGGTGGTGCAGGTGTACAAGGTCTCCTCCGATGAGGAGGCGCTGCAGCTGGCCAATGACACCCAGTACGGTCTGGGGTCCTCTGTCTTTGCCACTGAGAAGGGTCGTGCGGAGAAGTTCGCCGAGGGGCTGCAGGCCGGCATGGTGGGTGTCAACCAGGCGCCGCCCGAGACCGAGGAGATGCCGTTCGGCGGGGTGAAGCGTTCCGGTTACGGCCGTGAGCTGGGACCGTTGGGTATGGACGAATTCGTCAACAAACGCCTGTTCTCGGTCAAGAAGTAG
- a CDS encoding SDR family oxidoreductase: protein MTEHTLKGKNVLIAGGGKNLGGLLARQSAAAGANVVIHYNSDGSREEAEATLAAVEAEGVQGAVLQADLTSPENVATLFADAEKAVGRIDVAVNTAGKVLRKPIVDTTEDEYDSMLDINAKAAYFFLKEAGRHLADDGKIITVVTALLAAFTDGYSTYAGGKSPVEHFTRAASKEFADRGISVNAVAPGPMDTPFFYGQETPERVEFHKSQAMGNQLTQIEDIAPIIRFLATEGWWITGQTIFANGGYTTR from the coding sequence ATGACTGAACACACGCTCAAGGGAAAGAACGTCCTGATCGCCGGAGGCGGAAAGAATCTCGGAGGTCTGCTAGCACGGCAGTCGGCGGCCGCCGGTGCGAATGTGGTGATCCACTACAACTCTGACGGCTCGCGCGAGGAGGCCGAAGCCACCCTCGCAGCTGTCGAGGCCGAAGGTGTCCAGGGCGCGGTCCTGCAGGCCGACCTGACGTCGCCGGAGAACGTCGCCACACTGTTCGCAGACGCGGAGAAGGCCGTCGGGAGGATCGACGTCGCGGTGAACACGGCGGGAAAGGTCCTGCGTAAGCCCATCGTGGACACCACGGAGGACGAGTACGATTCGATGCTCGACATCAACGCCAAGGCCGCCTATTTCTTCCTCAAGGAGGCGGGTCGGCATCTGGCTGACGACGGCAAGATCATCACCGTGGTTACCGCGCTGTTGGCCGCCTTCACCGACGGCTACTCCACGTATGCAGGTGGAAAGTCCCCGGTGGAGCACTTCACGCGTGCGGCCTCCAAGGAGTTCGCCGACCGCGGTATCTCGGTGAATGCCGTCGCGCCGGGGCCGATGGACACGCCGTTCTTCTATGGTCAGGAAACGCCGGAACGAGTCGAGTTCCACAAATCGCAGGCCATGGGGAACCAGCTCACCCAGATCGAGGACATTGCGCCGATCATCAGGTTCTTGGCGACCGAAGGCTGGTGGATCACCGGCCAGACGATCTTCGCCAACGGTGGCTACACCACACGGTGA
- a CDS encoding alpha/beta hydrolase translates to MIHLKVLRRAAALALTGIIAFSATAHAADYPSYSGGGNYSVAEYGEWAPPPFGPGGVPVLQFGHRDYVPRSSNPDQKFPFVLMTAGVGGDGRFFGETYAKKLASRGYAVRIGYGAANLTFATPEAHLSSIGLEITQGRPGPLTQKADFSRSALVGYSAGAGASLWASATQGGVGVLGAKIPGFRLAGAVNMGLPANYYAAEPLVPDNLPVLIMYGENDPYGLGGVSHQAMHALAEHKHQTIVGVRGADHLGPVTTGPVDYQGRYFTLMTAWLDGQLRGDQGAREGFRVRDRGLVRPDYYTVYDQTARARR, encoded by the coding sequence ATGATTCACCTCAAGGTTCTCCGCCGGGCCGCCGCGCTGGCCCTCACCGGGATCATCGCATTCTCTGCGACCGCCCACGCGGCCGACTACCCGAGCTACTCTGGCGGCGGCAACTACAGCGTCGCCGAATACGGCGAATGGGCTCCCCCGCCATTCGGGCCGGGAGGAGTGCCCGTGCTCCAGTTCGGCCACCGGGACTACGTTCCCCGGTCGTCGAACCCGGACCAGAAGTTCCCGTTCGTGCTGATGACCGCCGGTGTAGGCGGAGACGGACGGTTCTTCGGTGAGACCTACGCCAAAAAGCTCGCCTCGCGGGGTTATGCCGTCCGCATCGGATACGGGGCGGCGAACCTCACCTTCGCGACCCCGGAGGCGCACCTCAGCAGTATCGGCCTGGAGATCACCCAGGGTCGCCCGGGGCCGCTCACGCAGAAGGCGGACTTCTCGCGCAGCGCACTCGTCGGCTATTCCGCCGGCGCGGGTGCATCGCTGTGGGCGTCAGCGACACAGGGTGGGGTGGGGGTTCTCGGGGCGAAGATACCCGGGTTCCGCCTGGCAGGAGCCGTCAACATGGGGTTGCCTGCGAACTATTATGCAGCGGAGCCCCTGGTCCCTGACAACCTTCCTGTTCTGATCATGTACGGGGAGAACGACCCCTACGGTCTCGGCGGTGTTTCCCACCAGGCGATGCATGCGTTGGCAGAACACAAGCACCAGACGATCGTCGGGGTGCGTGGAGCCGATCATCTCGGTCCTGTGACCACTGGACCGGTGGACTACCAGGGCCGCTATTTCACCCTCATGACGGCATGGCTCGACGGACAGCTGCGCGGCGACCAGGGAGCGCGTGAGGGTTTCCGGGTCCGTGATCGCGGCCTGGTTCGCCCTGACTACTACACCGTCTACGACCAGACTGCGCGAGCGCGGCGGTAG